A genomic segment from Marinitoga sp. 1197 encodes:
- a CDS encoding RluA family pseudouridine synthase, translated as MQKKVIVNDKNYYKRLDKFLRNNFSNLKLGFIYKLIRKGFVYVNSKRVKKQDYELNIGDIIEIKYKGPLEERKKEEKILPRPLDFEIIFEDKNIIAINKPAGVSVHPGKNEEKVTIIEGVLYYSKGEFEPHLVHRLDKHTSGVLVIAKNKQVARELTDIIKGRDITKKYYALVLGKLKGKNNKLESVFEDKKALLFYDVVDNYKIENTDLSFVDVEIKTGRKHQIRKQFAEIKSPVAGDNKYGNFEINKKLKRLIGLKRYFLHSYFLEFIYKNKRYTLISNLTPDLKKVLDRLDF; from the coding sequence ATGCAAAAAAAAGTAATTGTAAACGATAAAAATTATTATAAAAGATTGGATAAGTTTTTAAGAAATAATTTTAGTAATTTGAAATTAGGATTTATATATAAACTCATTAGAAAAGGTTTTGTATATGTAAATAGTAAAAGGGTAAAAAAGCAGGATTATGAGTTGAATATAGGAGATATCATTGAGATAAAGTACAAAGGGCCACTTGAAGAAAGAAAAAAAGAAGAGAAAATATTACCAAGGCCACTTGATTTTGAAATTATTTTTGAAGATAAAAATATTATTGCAATTAATAAACCAGCAGGTGTTTCTGTTCATCCGGGGAAAAATGAAGAAAAGGTTACTATTATAGAGGGGGTATTATATTATTCGAAAGGTGAATTCGAACCACATCTTGTTCATAGATTGGACAAACATACTTCCGGGGTTTTAGTGATTGCTAAAAATAAACAGGTTGCAAGGGAATTAACAGATATTATAAAAGGAAGAGATATAACAAAAAAGTATTATGCACTGGTTTTAGGGAAATTAAAGGGGAAAAATAATAAATTAGAAAGTGTATTTGAAGATAAAAAAGCCTTGTTGTTTTATGATGTTGTTGATAATTACAAAATAGAAAATACAGATTTATCCTTTGTGGATGTTGAAATAAAAACAGGAAGGAAACATCAAATAAGAAAACAATTTGCAGAAATAAAAAGTCCTGTTGCAGGAGATAATAAATATGGTAATTTTGAAATAAATAAAAAGTTGAAAAGATTAATTGGATTGAAACGATATTTTTTACATTCATACTTTCTTGAATTTATATATAAAAATAAGCGTTATACATTAATTTCTAATTTAACACCTGATTTAAAAAAGGTTTTAGATAGATTAGATTTTTAA
- a CDS encoding DUF5693 family protein yields MKKHKRLFYILIIVYAVFLFVYITFNDIKFLKNGYHIIDNKKLEKHSIIVENKKIDYYKYQNFVIISENSTNLSLNDFKEFIMNFDNIIIAEFSDFGFLFDKYKIYLNNSELRKIRYAHYIKPKEMDKYNISQITQRFWRAFNERRINVFYIPSHKKRNEIIKSINNNLKNIDKNIPPLFNTNRWLNYLTMSIISIYLLFLSPILSISYIVAYIFFTSWSYVFLAIVFSFIIWIKWKNKYFSIKNVVNLLLLTIIFGILIYGTGYTYLLVYKISVVRGVKLLLITLPITLFIVQLRNFKLNKKDILFSSIVLTSIFFYYILRSGNFGFATMFERNLRDMLEKLLIARPRFKELFSYIFIFSNPPTRFFKIFWNIGQSILFISVLDTFLHFQTPLYLGVLRTLNAFIITLFLYKMLKKILF; encoded by the coding sequence TTGAAAAAACATAAAAGATTATTTTATATTTTGATTATAGTATATGCAGTGTTCTTATTTGTTTATATAACTTTTAATGATATAAAATTTTTAAAAAATGGTTATCATATTATTGATAATAAAAAACTTGAAAAACATTCTATTATTGTAGAAAATAAAAAAATTGATTATTATAAATATCAAAACTTTGTAATTATAAGTGAAAATTCGACTAATTTAAGTTTGAATGATTTTAAAGAATTTATAATGAATTTTGATAATATAATAATTGCCGAATTTTCCGATTTTGGTTTTTTATTTGATAAATACAAGATTTATCTAAATAATTCAGAATTGCGAAAAATCAGATATGCACATTATATAAAGCCAAAAGAGATGGATAAATACAATATTAGTCAAATCACCCAGCGTTTCTGGCGTGCATTTAATGAAAGAAGAATAAATGTATTTTATATACCATCGCATAAAAAAAGGAATGAAATAATAAAATCTATAAACAATAATCTAAAAAATATAGATAAAAATATTCCTCCTTTATTTAATACCAATAGATGGCTCAATTATCTTACAATGTCAATAATTTCTATATACTTATTGTTTTTAAGCCCAATATTATCTATAAGTTATATAGTTGCATATATATTTTTTACTTCGTGGTCCTATGTTTTTTTAGCTATAGTGTTTTCATTTATTATATGGATAAAGTGGAAAAATAAATATTTTAGTATTAAAAATGTAGTCAATTTATTATTATTAACTATAATATTTGGAATATTGATATATGGAACAGGATATACCTACTTACTTGTTTACAAAATTTCTGTAGTAAGAGGGGTAAAATTATTGCTCATAACTCTACCAATAACTTTATTCATAGTTCAATTACGAAATTTTAAATTGAATAAAAAAGATATACTTTTTTCATCAATAGTATTGACATCAATATTTTTTTATTATATATTGAGAAGTGGAAATTTTGGATTTGCAACAATGTTTGAAAGAAATTTAAGAGATATGCTTGAGAAACTGTTAATAGCCAGACCACGATTTAAAGAATTATTTTCATATATCTTTATTTTTTCAAATCCACCTACCAGATTTTTTAAAATATTCTGGAATATTGGGCAATCAATATTATTTATATCTGTCTTAGATACTTTTTTACATTTTCAAACACCATTATATTTAGGAGTTTTAAGAACTTTAAATGCATTTATAATAACTTTATTTTTATATAAAATGTTAAAGAAAATTCTATTTTAA
- a CDS encoding aminoacyl-histidine dipeptidase, with protein MRILKGLKPEKVFYYFEEISKIPRCSGNERAISDYLVNFAKERNLEYIQDKALNVIIRKPATKGYENAPGVILQGHIDMVCEKTSDSNHDFSKDSIKLQIDGDYIKATNTTLGADNGIAVAYALAVLDSKDIEHPEIEALFTTEEETGMTGANELDPSLLKGKVLLNIDSEEEGIFYVSCAGGLRDIITLPVEFIEPKNKHGLRLVISGLQGGHSGMEIIKQRGNANKLLGRVLYDLNKKIKVECASINGGDKSNAIPREATAELIIDNMEKAKEIIEYWNKTFKNELSVSDPDVTVSIKEMEKPKSALTKESFEKAIYILMLVHDGVQTMSKAIEGLVESSSNLGIVKTYNNKIEFTSATRSSVETLRDLIHNKSEIIANLTGATITTNAPYPAWEYKPDSKIRELMKKVYKDMYGKEPEIAAIHAGLECGILSGKLKDVDMISFGPNLYDVHTPQEKMSISSVKRVWEFLIEILKEMKNY; from the coding sequence ATGAGAATATTAAAAGGGCTAAAGCCTGAAAAGGTGTTTTATTATTTTGAAGAAATAAGTAAAATACCAAGATGTTCAGGAAATGAAAGAGCTATTAGCGATTATCTTGTAAATTTTGCTAAAGAAAGAAATTTAGAATACATTCAAGACAAAGCATTAAATGTGATTATAAGAAAACCAGCAACCAAAGGTTATGAAAATGCCCCAGGGGTTATTCTTCAGGGGCATATTGATATGGTTTGTGAAAAAACATCTGATTCAAATCATGATTTTTCAAAGGATTCTATAAAATTACAGATAGACGGTGATTATATAAAAGCAACTAATACAACATTAGGTGCAGATAATGGTATTGCAGTAGCTTACGCTTTAGCCGTATTAGATTCAAAAGATATTGAACATCCAGAAATAGAAGCATTATTCACGACAGAAGAAGAAACAGGAATGACTGGAGCAAATGAATTGGATCCTTCATTATTAAAAGGAAAAGTGTTATTAAATATTGATTCAGAAGAAGAAGGAATATTTTATGTAAGTTGTGCTGGCGGTTTAAGAGATATTATAACATTACCCGTTGAATTTATAGAACCAAAGAACAAACATGGTTTAAGATTAGTAATTTCAGGATTACAGGGTGGCCATTCTGGTATGGAAATTATAAAACAAAGAGGTAATGCTAATAAATTATTAGGAAGGGTGCTGTATGATTTAAATAAAAAAATAAAAGTTGAATGTGCTTCAATAAATGGTGGAGATAAAAGCAATGCTATTCCGAGAGAAGCAACAGCAGAATTGATTATTGATAATATGGAAAAAGCAAAAGAAATTATTGAATATTGGAACAAAACCTTTAAAAATGAATTAAGCGTTTCAGATCCAGATGTAACTGTTTCAATTAAGGAAATGGAAAAGCCAAAAAGTGCATTAACAAAAGAATCTTTTGAAAAAGCAATATATATTTTGATGTTAGTTCATGATGGAGTTCAAACAATGAGCAAAGCTATCGAAGGTCTGGTTGAGAGTTCCAGTAATCTTGGTATCGTAAAAACATATAATAATAAGATAGAATTTACTTCAGCAACAAGAAGTTCTGTAGAAACATTAAGAGATCTAATCCATAATAAATCAGAGATTATCGCAAATTTAACTGGAGCAACTATAACAACAAATGCTCCATATCCCGCATGGGAATATAAACCAGATTCAAAAATAAGAGAATTGATGAAAAAAGTATATAAAGATATGTATGGTAAAGAACCAGAAATAGCAGCTATTCACGCAGGATTAGAATGTGGTATTTTATCAGGAAAATTGAAAGATGTTGATATGATTTCTTTTGGACCTAATCTCTATGATGTTCACACACCACAGGAAAAAATGAGCATATCTTCAGTAAAAAGAGTCTGGGAATTTTTAATTGAAATATTAAAAGAAATGAAAAATTATTAA